A portion of the Pectobacterium brasiliense genome contains these proteins:
- a CDS encoding zinc ribbon domain-containing protein YjdM: MQQLPHCPKCSSEYTWQEGEMLNCPECGNEWSAAGDAAAQDDVLVVKDANGNLLADGDTVTVIKDLKVKGSSTPLKIGTRVKGIRLVEGDHNIDCKIDGFGPMKLKSEFVKKN; the protein is encoded by the coding sequence ATGCAACAGTTACCTCATTGTCCAAAATGCAGTTCTGAATACACCTGGCAAGAGGGCGAAATGCTTAACTGCCCTGAATGCGGAAATGAGTGGTCCGCAGCAGGCGACGCGGCGGCGCAGGATGACGTTTTAGTGGTAAAAGATGCCAACGGTAATCTGCTGGCGGATGGCGATACGGTAACGGTCATTAAAGACCTGAAAGTCAAAGGCAGCTCAACGCCGCTGAAAATCGGCACCCGCGTGAAGGGCATTCGTCTGGTCGAAGGCGATCACAATATTGATTGTAAAATCGACGGTTTCGGCCCGATGAAGCTGAAGTCCGAGTTTGTGAAGAAAAACTGA
- the fecR gene encoding ferric citrate uptake sigma factor regulator FecR, with product MSLPLTDSQRQALRAASHWYAVLSDERVSPQQTEKWQQWYEQNRDHQWAWSQVETLRNQMNVVPGNIAHRALQDTQLARRRVMKGLLLLLGVGGGWQLWRSDTGTGLRADYTTAKGAIRQQRLEDGTLLSLNTDSAVDVRFDLQQRRIHLWYGEIAITTGQDASSRPFYVQTRHGQLTALGTEFTVRQEADSTLLSVQHHAVKVVLANDPTQERIVRQGESLRFSARFLGEIQSAEEEDSHWAQGILSFSNKPLGEVIATLSRYRHGVLRCSPEVVTLRLSGTFPLKNTDTVLQVIEKTLPVKIQYITRYWVNILPAH from the coding sequence GTGAGTCTCCCGCTGACCGATTCCCAGCGTCAGGCGCTGCGCGCTGCCTCACATTGGTACGCGGTACTAAGCGACGAACGCGTGAGCCCCCAGCAAACCGAGAAATGGCAGCAGTGGTATGAGCAAAATCGAGATCACCAGTGGGCCTGGTCGCAGGTAGAAACGCTGCGCAATCAGATGAACGTTGTGCCCGGCAACATCGCCCACCGCGCCCTTCAGGATACGCAGCTTGCACGCCGCCGAGTGATGAAAGGCCTTTTACTGCTGTTAGGCGTTGGTGGCGGGTGGCAGCTTTGGCGTTCCGACACAGGAACGGGCCTTCGCGCCGATTACACCACGGCGAAAGGGGCAATCCGTCAGCAGCGTCTGGAAGACGGAACGTTGCTTTCGCTGAACACCGACAGCGCCGTCGATGTTCGCTTCGATCTACAGCAGCGGCGTATTCACCTCTGGTACGGCGAAATCGCGATTACCACCGGGCAGGATGCCAGCAGTCGCCCTTTCTACGTGCAAACACGACACGGGCAATTGACCGCCCTCGGCACTGAATTTACGGTCCGTCAGGAAGCCGACAGCACGCTACTGAGCGTGCAACACCATGCGGTGAAAGTCGTACTGGCAAACGATCCGACCCAAGAGCGCATCGTGCGTCAGGGAGAAAGCCTGCGCTTCAGCGCGCGGTTTCTGGGTGAAATCCAATCCGCAGAGGAAGAAGACAGCCACTGGGCGCAGGGCATTCTCAGTTTCAGCAATAAGCCGCTCGGCGAGGTGATAGCGACGCTATCGCGCTATCGTCACGGCGTACTACGCTGTAGCCCAGAGGTCGTGACGCTGCGGTTAAGCGGCACCTTCCCGCTGAAAAATACCGATACGGTGTTACAGGTCATCGAGAAAACACTTCCTGTTAAAATTCAGTACATTACTCGCTACTGGGTCAATATCCTTCCCGCACACTAA
- a CDS encoding Fe(3+) dicitrate ABC transporter substrate-binding protein FecB, with translation MFALIRVALITTLCLFGLGRANAVTVQDEQGSFTLDTPPQRIVVLELSFADALAAIDVSPVGIADDNDPDRILAEVREHLSPWHSVGTRAQPSLEAISALKPDLIIADSSRHSGIYTALKAIAPVLLLKSRNETYEENLHSAEIIGKVLGKDSVMQARLAQHREVMKAYAAQLPQGTNVVFGTSREQQFNLYSSDAYTGSVLAALGLNVPKPINNAPMASINLEQLLAINPQWLIVTHYREESIVKRWQQDALWNLLEAQQKQQIAAVDSNAWARMRGIFAAERIGSDTVKIFKHQPVSVSSEQ, from the coding sequence ATGTTTGCTCTAATTCGCGTTGCACTGATTACCACGCTTTGTCTGTTCGGACTGGGCCGCGCCAATGCGGTAACCGTACAGGATGAACAAGGTTCCTTTACGCTCGACACGCCGCCTCAGCGTATTGTGGTGCTGGAACTGTCTTTTGCCGATGCGCTGGCAGCGATAGACGTCAGCCCGGTCGGCATCGCCGATGACAACGATCCCGATCGGATTCTGGCAGAAGTCCGCGAACATCTTAGCCCTTGGCATTCCGTAGGCACGCGCGCGCAGCCGAGCCTGGAAGCCATCAGCGCATTGAAGCCGGATTTGATTATCGCCGACAGCAGCCGTCATAGCGGCATTTACACGGCGCTGAAAGCGATTGCACCGGTGCTGCTGCTGAAGTCGCGCAACGAAACCTATGAAGAGAACCTGCACTCAGCGGAGATCATCGGCAAGGTGTTGGGGAAAGACAGCGTGATGCAGGCTCGTCTGGCCCAGCATCGCGAGGTGATGAAAGCCTACGCAGCCCAGCTTCCCCAAGGCACCAATGTAGTCTTCGGCACCTCACGCGAGCAGCAGTTTAACCTGTACTCCAGCGATGCCTACACCGGCAGCGTGCTGGCCGCACTTGGCCTGAACGTCCCGAAACCGATTAACAATGCCCCGATGGCTTCCATCAATCTGGAACAGCTGCTGGCGATTAACCCACAGTGGCTGATCGTGACGCACTATCGCGAAGAAAGTATTGTGAAACGTTGGCAGCAGGATGCGCTCTGGAACCTGCTGGAAGCGCAGCAAAAACAGCAGATTGCCGCCGTTGACAGCAATGCCTGGGCGCGGATGCGCGGTATTTTTGCGGCGGAACGCATCGGCAGCGATACGGTGAAGATTTTTAAGCATCAGCCCGTTAGCGTCAGCAGCGAGCAATGA
- the fecI gene encoding ferric citrate uptake sigma factor FecI, producing the protein MSDHATPSAELTLESLYGSHHGWLKHWLTGKLQSSFDADDIAQDTFLRVMNGESLTAIRDPKSFLCTVAKRVMVDLFRRNALEKAYLDRLAQLPEALAPSPEIQQQQLETLQQVDLMLDGLKHKARQAFLLSQLDGMAYGEIATRLNVSVSSVKKYVAKATEHCLLFRLEHGL; encoded by the coding sequence ATATCTGACCACGCCACTCCCTCTGCTGAACTGACGCTTGAATCACTCTATGGTTCGCATCACGGCTGGCTGAAGCACTGGCTAACGGGCAAGCTCCAATCCTCTTTTGACGCCGATGATATTGCTCAGGACACCTTCCTGCGCGTGATGAACGGCGAGTCGCTGACCGCAATCCGCGATCCAAAATCCTTCCTGTGTACCGTCGCCAAGCGCGTGATGGTCGATCTCTTTCGCCGCAATGCGCTGGAGAAAGCCTATCTGGATAGGCTGGCGCAGTTGCCAGAGGCGCTTGCGCCCTCACCGGAGATCCAGCAACAGCAGCTTGAGACGCTCCAACAGGTGGATCTCATGCTCGATGGCCTGAAGCACAAAGCACGACAGGCGTTTTTACTTTCCCAGCTTGATGGCATGGCCTACGGCGAGATCGCCACACGGCTGAATGTCTCCGTCAGCTCCGTCAAAAAATACGTTGCCAAAGCTACGGAGCATTGCCTGCTGTTCCGTCTGGAGCACGGGCTGTGA
- the mltB gene encoding lytic murein transglycosylase B, with protein sequence MRHLARFLPLLVLLSACSSQPAPPPAEAPSGNPFKGGFLLEPAHNVHPLGGDFATNPATARFVDKMVLEHGFNRQQLHDVLVQAKSLDWVIRLMDKQAPTSRPPSGPNGAWNRYRNQFITPDNVQNGVAFWNQYQDALQRAQNIYGVPPEIIVGIIGVETRWGRVMGKTRIIDALATLAFDYPRRADYFAGELETFLLMARKEGNDPLSLRGSYAGAMGYGQFMPSSFKNYAVDFDGNGHTNLWDPVDAIGSVANYFKAHGWVKGAPVAVQANGQAPLLPNGFNTRYSLTELQAAGLTPQHSLAGYSEASLLRLDIGTGYQYWYGLPNFYTITRYNHSTHYAMAVWQLGEAVGRVRQNQNY encoded by the coding sequence ATGCGTCATTTGGCTCGTTTTCTCCCTCTGCTCGTTTTGCTCTCGGCCTGTAGCAGTCAGCCGGCCCCTCCTCCCGCAGAAGCGCCTTCAGGTAATCCTTTTAAAGGTGGCTTCCTGCTTGAACCCGCACACAATGTTCATCCACTAGGTGGTGATTTTGCGACTAACCCGGCTACCGCGCGGTTTGTCGATAAAATGGTGCTGGAGCACGGTTTTAACCGCCAGCAGCTGCATGATGTGCTGGTGCAGGCGAAAAGTCTGGATTGGGTGATCCGTCTGATGGATAAACAAGCCCCGACATCGCGACCACCTTCGGGGCCGAACGGTGCCTGGAACCGTTACCGCAATCAGTTTATTACGCCAGACAACGTGCAGAACGGCGTGGCGTTCTGGAATCAATATCAGGATGCGCTACAGCGCGCTCAGAACATTTACGGCGTCCCGCCTGAGATCATCGTCGGCATTATTGGCGTTGAAACCCGTTGGGGAAGGGTCATGGGGAAAACGCGCATCATTGATGCCCTGGCAACGCTGGCGTTTGATTACCCACGACGTGCCGATTACTTTGCGGGCGAGCTGGAAACCTTCCTGCTGATGGCGCGTAAAGAAGGCAACGATCCGCTCAGTCTGCGTGGCTCTTACGCTGGCGCGATGGGCTATGGGCAGTTTATGCCATCATCCTTCAAGAACTACGCGGTAGATTTCGACGGTAACGGACATACCAACCTGTGGGATCCGGTGGACGCGATTGGCAGCGTAGCCAATTATTTCAAAGCGCACGGGTGGGTGAAAGGCGCGCCTGTGGCGGTGCAGGCAAACGGTCAGGCTCCGCTGCTCCCGAACGGTTTCAATACCCGCTACTCGCTCACGGAACTTCAGGCCGCGGGATTAACGCCACAGCATTCGTTGGCGGGATACAGTGAAGCCAGCCTGCTGCGGCTGGATATCGGTACGGGTTACCAATACTGGTATGGATTGCCGAACTTCTACACCATCACGCGTTACAACCACAGCACGCATTACGCGATGGCCGTATGGCAACTGGGTGAGGCCGTAGGCCGCGTGCGACAGAATCAGAATTACTAA
- a CDS encoding EAL domain-containing protein: protein MKKSLLAYFQTLYFKRGFFLIFSAFFCLFSAICALVLLVYAAVTLKQFEHDVVSFSDVAIGHAEEIMAQATRVLDVFDQNTLRSCSNEHMEQLRRTSYSNDYVQDVIYIEDNRPRCSLMLSNINRSPLLSPDLIYKNKYRVWYNADNTLNRYRQMIYVGSSNYLIVLNPNSFINIPSYSHNIKYAFVEKDNGVVIISNVYISNIALILSGESSATNRFYSDNKYFLLKPMPNGNILLVVNADEPKSYRFAFMLFLYFIPIFMVLSLLLAVLVSRTAQAIKNPYHLLNNALRQKEFELHYQPIIKLGTAQIVGCEALIRWRHSDGHLITPDSFIPMIRQVGLMKDLTLFVINEALQTANMLRNSYPEMFVSINLEAAEFEDMSVFNYLVEQIAVYDLDGANVNVELTESSMIEPQKAAPMVELYQQQGIDVAIDDFGTGYSGLSYLERVKANKLKIDKSFVGNISDHSPTDIVLSHIVSMAHCLNLHIVAEGIETPIQEAYLKSLGVAYAQGWLYSKALTQDALITFLAEKGETGSDAS from the coding sequence ATGAAAAAAAGCCTGCTAGCCTATTTTCAAACGCTCTATTTTAAGCGCGGTTTTTTCCTGATTTTTTCTGCTTTTTTTTGTCTTTTTTCCGCCATCTGTGCACTGGTGCTTCTGGTATATGCGGCAGTGACGTTAAAACAGTTTGAGCATGATGTGGTGAGTTTTTCAGATGTTGCTATCGGGCATGCAGAAGAAATAATGGCGCAAGCCACCAGAGTGCTGGATGTGTTTGATCAAAATACGCTTCGTTCTTGTTCAAATGAACATATGGAGCAACTCAGGCGCACCTCTTATTCCAATGATTATGTACAGGATGTGATTTATATTGAGGACAATCGGCCCCGTTGTTCTTTGATGTTAAGTAATATAAACCGCTCTCCACTGCTTTCGCCCGATCTTATCTATAAAAATAAGTATCGGGTCTGGTATAACGCCGATAATACACTTAACAGATATCGCCAGATGATTTATGTCGGATCGTCAAATTATCTTATCGTTCTCAATCCGAATTCCTTTATAAATATCCCCTCTTATAGCCATAATATAAAATATGCCTTTGTTGAAAAAGACAATGGCGTGGTAATTATATCGAACGTATACATTTCTAATATCGCTTTAATTCTTTCTGGCGAATCTTCCGCTACAAATCGATTTTACAGTGACAATAAATATTTTCTTTTAAAACCCATGCCAAATGGTAATATTTTATTAGTGGTTAATGCTGACGAACCTAAATCCTATCGTTTTGCTTTTATGTTGTTTCTCTATTTTATTCCCATTTTCATGGTGCTTTCTCTACTTCTCGCGGTTCTTGTCTCCAGAACAGCGCAGGCAATTAAAAATCCTTACCATCTATTAAATAATGCGCTGAGGCAAAAAGAGTTTGAATTACATTACCAGCCGATTATTAAATTGGGTACCGCGCAGATCGTGGGGTGTGAAGCGCTGATACGCTGGCGTCATTCGGACGGTCACCTGATTACGCCGGACTCTTTTATTCCCATGATTCGTCAGGTTGGGTTAATGAAAGATTTAACTTTGTTCGTCATTAATGAGGCGCTACAAACGGCCAACATGCTGAGAAATAGTTACCCTGAGATGTTTGTTTCTATCAATCTTGAGGCGGCAGAGTTCGAAGATATGTCCGTTTTCAATTATCTCGTGGAGCAGATTGCTGTATACGATCTTGATGGTGCTAATGTTAATGTCGAATTAACCGAGTCCTCCATGATTGAACCCCAGAAAGCGGCTCCGATGGTGGAGCTGTATCAACAACAAGGCATTGATGTTGCCATTGATGATTTTGGTACCGGCTATTCCGGACTGTCGTATCTTGAGCGGGTAAAAGCCAATAAACTTAAAATCGACAAATCCTTTGTTGGAAATATTAGTGACCATTCACCGACCGATATTGTGCTGTCTCATATTGTCAGCATGGCACACTGCCTTAATCTGCATATTGTTGCTGAAGGGATTGAGACTCCGATTCAGGAAGCCTATCTGAAAAGCCTTGGCGTCGCTTATGCGCAGGGCTGGTTGTATTCCAAAGCGCTAACGCAAGACGCATTGATTACGTTTCTGGCGGAAAAAGGTGAAACAGGGTCGGATGCGTCGTAA
- a CDS encoding sulfite exporter TauE/SafE family protein, whose product MTTMMVVFLLAGVVKGVIGLGLPTIAMGLLTLVMPAASAAGLLIVPSLVTNIWQLACGPAFLSLIKRFWTLFTGIIIGTFWNGLPALTSSSSWTSAALGGILVVYGLWGIVATTLPQPGRHEVWLSPLVGYITGAITAATGVFVIPAVPYLQCLRLNKNDLVQALGLAFTVSTLGLALQLMQGMGLQGINLWQSMLALIPALLGMMIGQRLRHAISEAVFRRCFFIGLIALGGYMAARGLL is encoded by the coding sequence ATGACGACGATGATGGTGGTGTTTCTGCTGGCTGGCGTGGTGAAAGGCGTGATTGGTCTGGGATTGCCGACCATCGCGATGGGCTTGTTAACATTGGTGATGCCCGCGGCCAGCGCGGCGGGGCTCTTGATCGTTCCTTCGCTGGTAACCAACATCTGGCAACTTGCGTGCGGCCCCGCCTTTCTCAGCCTGATTAAACGGTTTTGGACGCTGTTTACCGGGATCATTATTGGGACGTTCTGGAACGGTCTGCCGGCGCTAACCTCATCATCGTCATGGACGAGCGCGGCACTCGGCGGCATTTTAGTGGTTTATGGCCTGTGGGGCATCGTAGCGACGACGTTGCCGCAGCCAGGTCGTCACGAAGTCTGGCTGTCGCCGCTGGTGGGCTACATCACTGGCGCTATCACGGCGGCAACGGGCGTCTTCGTCATTCCCGCCGTGCCTTACCTGCAATGCCTGCGGCTCAATAAAAACGATCTGGTGCAGGCGCTCGGGCTGGCGTTTACCGTCTCCACGTTGGGGTTGGCGCTACAGCTGATGCAGGGGATGGGGCTACAGGGCATCAATCTCTGGCAGTCGATGCTAGCGCTGATTCCCGCGCTGCTGGGCATGATGATAGGGCAACGCCTGCGCCACGCGATTAGCGAAGCGGTTTTCCGGCGCTGCTTCTTCATTGGGCTGATAGCACTGGGCGGATACATGGCCGCACGCGGGCTGCTTTAA
- the fecA gene encoding TonB-dependent Fe(3+) dicitrate receptor FecA, whose translation MTLLRAFHKATPLAMAIQLSLLSTVGLTTGMAHAATVPATARYDIAAGELDKALNHYAARSGITLSVDASLTQGKRSNGLHGDYTIDGGLKALLAGSGLQLKALGDNAWTLEPIPAAAEETLTVVGDWLGEARENDVFEHAGARDVIRREDFAKTGATTMRDVLNRMPGVYAPENNGTGSHDLAMNFGIRGLSPRLASRSTVLMDGIPVPFAPYGQPQLSLAPISLGNMDAIDVVRGGGAVRYGPQSVGGVVNFVTRAIPKEFGMSAGIEGQHSPTSSQHNPKETHNLLVGGTADNGLGSALLYSGTRGSDWREHSATRIDDVMLKSRYAPNDVHTFNSLLQYYDGSADMPGGLSRADYNADRWQSTRPYDRFWGRRQLASLGYQYQPDQQHKFNIQGFYTRTLRSGYLEQNSIITLSPREYWVRGIEPRYSQSFTLGSSAHEVGVGYRYVSESTHEVRYFTSTASKTLPSASSPIDRETRAGTEAHAWYIDDRVDIGNWTITPGMRFEHIKSHQDNTLKGTGEAVSYNAPLPALNVLYHVNESWNLYANTEGSFGTVQYSRIGKAAQSGKVEPEKARTWEVGSRYDDGALTAEMGVFLVNFNNQYDSNQTNNTVTTRGKTRHSGLETQARYHLAELSPHLDAVSVYARYAYVNAEIREAGDTYGNQVPFSSKHRGGFGVDYQPGNWTFNLNSEFQSSQFADNANTVAESADGSAGRLPGFMLWGARAAYDFGPQFSDLNLAFGVKNLFDHDYYTRSNSDDNNKGIYAGQPRTFYMQGSLKF comes from the coding sequence ATGACGCTCTTACGCGCCTTTCATAAAGCAACCCCTTTAGCCATGGCGATACAGCTCAGCCTGCTGTCGACAGTCGGTCTCACGACAGGGATGGCCCACGCCGCGACAGTTCCCGCCACCGCACGCTACGATATTGCTGCTGGCGAGTTAGACAAAGCACTCAACCACTATGCCGCCCGCAGCGGGATTACGCTGTCGGTCGATGCCAGCCTGACGCAGGGTAAACGCAGCAACGGCCTGCACGGTGACTACACCATTGACGGCGGTCTAAAAGCCCTGCTAGCGGGTAGCGGTCTGCAACTGAAGGCGTTGGGCGATAACGCCTGGACGCTGGAACCGATCCCTGCGGCAGCGGAAGAAACGCTGACGGTCGTTGGCGACTGGTTGGGGGAGGCGCGTGAAAATGACGTCTTTGAACACGCCGGCGCACGCGATGTGATCCGTCGTGAGGACTTCGCCAAGACCGGTGCCACCACGATGCGCGATGTCTTAAACCGTATGCCAGGCGTGTATGCACCGGAAAATAACGGCACGGGCAGCCACGATCTAGCTATGAATTTTGGTATTCGCGGTCTCAGCCCGCGCCTTGCCAGCCGTTCCACCGTGCTGATGGACGGCATTCCGGTGCCGTTTGCCCCTTACGGTCAGCCACAGCTTTCCCTCGCGCCCATCTCGCTTGGCAATATGGACGCCATTGATGTCGTGCGCGGCGGCGGTGCCGTACGCTACGGGCCACAGAGCGTCGGCGGCGTCGTGAACTTCGTCACCCGGGCGATCCCAAAAGAATTTGGCATGAGCGCTGGCATAGAAGGTCAACACAGCCCGACGTCTTCACAGCACAACCCGAAAGAAACGCACAACCTGCTGGTTGGCGGCACGGCGGATAACGGTTTAGGTTCGGCGCTGCTCTATTCCGGCACCCGCGGCAGCGACTGGCGCGAACACAGCGCGACACGCATTGACGACGTGATGCTGAAAAGCCGCTACGCGCCAAACGACGTGCACACGTTTAACAGCCTGCTGCAATATTACGATGGCAGCGCCGATATGCCGGGCGGCCTGTCGCGTGCCGATTACAATGCGGACCGCTGGCAGTCAACGCGCCCGTACGATCGCTTCTGGGGGCGTCGTCAGCTTGCCAGTCTGGGCTATCAATACCAGCCGGATCAGCAGCACAAATTCAATATTCAGGGCTTCTACACGCGCACGCTGCGCAGTGGCTATCTGGAGCAGAATTCCATCATTACCCTGTCGCCACGCGAATATTGGGTACGTGGCATCGAACCGCGCTACAGCCAAAGTTTTACCCTCGGATCTTCCGCTCATGAAGTGGGCGTCGGCTATCGTTATGTCAGCGAATCCACCCATGAGGTGCGTTACTTCACCAGCACCGCCAGCAAGACGCTGCCAAGCGCCAGCAGCCCTATCGACCGCGAAACCCGTGCGGGTACAGAAGCGCACGCCTGGTACATCGACGACCGTGTTGATATCGGCAACTGGACGATTACGCCGGGAATGCGCTTTGAGCACATCAAATCTCATCAGGACAATACGCTGAAAGGCACGGGCGAAGCGGTCAGCTACAACGCACCGCTGCCTGCCTTGAACGTGCTCTACCACGTTAACGAGAGTTGGAATCTTTATGCAAACACCGAAGGATCATTCGGCACCGTACAGTACAGCCGAATTGGCAAGGCTGCTCAAAGCGGCAAAGTGGAACCAGAAAAAGCGCGCACCTGGGAAGTCGGTTCCCGCTACGACGACGGCGCGCTGACGGCAGAAATGGGCGTTTTTCTGGTTAACTTCAATAACCAGTATGACTCCAATCAGACCAACAACACCGTCACCACGCGGGGAAAAACCCGCCATTCCGGGCTGGAAACACAGGCACGCTATCACCTCGCCGAGCTGTCACCCCACTTAGACGCGGTGTCGGTTTATGCGCGCTATGCCTATGTGAATGCGGAAATTCGCGAAGCAGGTGATACCTACGGTAATCAGGTGCCCTTCTCTTCAAAACACCGGGGAGGATTTGGCGTCGATTATCAGCCGGGCAACTGGACGTTCAACCTGAACAGCGAGTTCCAATCCAGCCAGTTCGCCGATAACGCTAACACCGTTGCCGAAAGCGCCGATGGCAGCGCCGGACGACTCCCCGGCTTTATGCTGTGGGGCGCACGCGCAGCTTATGACTTTGGTCCGCAGTTCTCCGATCTCAATCTGGCCTTTGGTGTGAAAAACCTGTTCGACCACGATTACTACACTCGCTCGAACAGCGATGACAACAACAAAGGGATTTATGCCGGTCAGCCCCGCACCTTCTATATGCAGGGCTCACTGAAATTCTGA
- the fecC gene encoding iron-dicitrate ABC transporter permease FecC, with product MRQSFHPFWRWGLPIAALLGVFWLSLFCYSAIPIPALSALKALVTGSSSSLPEALVLNLRLPRSLVAVLIGTSLALSGALLQTLTHNPLASPSLLGINSGAALAMALTNAFSSSLSGYPIAFVAACGGGLCWLLVMAAGGGWRQTLDRNRLILAGVALSALCMALTRITLLLAEDHAYGIFYWLAGGVSHARWVEFWQLFPFVITVTPVVLLLSNQLNLLNIGDVSAHTLGVNLGRLRLILNLAVLILVGACVSVAGPVAFIGLLIPHLARFWIGYDQRKLLPMSMLMGAAFMLLADLLARALAWPGELPAGAVLALIGAPCFVWLARRRG from the coding sequence ATGAGGCAAAGTTTTCATCCATTCTGGCGTTGGGGATTGCCAATAGCGGCACTGCTGGGCGTGTTCTGGCTTAGCCTGTTCTGTTATTCCGCGATCCCCATCCCCGCCTTGAGTGCCCTCAAGGCGCTGGTAACGGGATCGTCCTCTTCGCTACCCGAGGCGCTGGTGCTCAACCTGCGCCTGCCACGCAGTCTGGTTGCCGTTCTGATCGGCACCAGTCTGGCATTGTCCGGTGCCCTGCTTCAGACCTTGACCCATAATCCTCTGGCTTCTCCTTCTCTGCTCGGCATCAACAGCGGCGCGGCGCTAGCGATGGCACTGACCAACGCATTCAGTTCTTCACTCTCCGGTTACCCAATCGCCTTTGTTGCCGCCTGCGGCGGCGGACTGTGCTGGCTGCTGGTGATGGCCGCAGGCGGCGGCTGGCGACAAACGCTCGATCGCAATCGACTGATTCTGGCAGGCGTCGCGCTTTCTGCGCTGTGCATGGCCTTAACGCGGATTACGCTTCTGCTGGCGGAAGATCACGCCTATGGCATTTTTTACTGGCTGGCGGGTGGCGTATCGCACGCGCGCTGGGTCGAATTCTGGCAACTCTTCCCGTTTGTTATCACCGTCACCCCGGTTGTCCTGCTGCTGTCTAACCAGCTTAATCTGCTGAACATCGGTGACGTGAGCGCCCATACGCTGGGCGTCAACTTAGGTCGTCTGCGCCTAATCCTCAATCTGGCCGTGCTGATTCTGGTGGGTGCCTGCGTGAGCGTCGCCGGTCCGGTCGCATTTATCGGTCTGTTAATACCGCATCTGGCGCGTTTCTGGATCGGTTACGACCAAAGAAAGCTGCTCCCCATGAGCATGCTGATGGGTGCGGCGTTTATGTTACTGGCCGATCTGCTTGCCCGTGCGCTCGCCTGGCCGGGCGAACTGCCTGCTGGTGCAGTACTGGCACTGATCGGCGCGCCCTGTTTCGTCTGGCTGGCAAGGAGGCGAGGATAA
- the fecD gene encoding Fe(3+) dicitrate ABC transporter permease subunit FecD has protein sequence MRPIIVFISITLLLLATSILSLRMGAIPLPWSALMSGWHSTSEHHYVLTQYRLPRVLLALFVGAALAISGVLVQGIVRNPLASPDILGVNHAASLATVGALMLVPALPVIWLPLIAFIGGIAGLLLLRLIAGTSSPMRLALIGVALSATWASVTDYLIISRPQDINNALLWLTGSLWGRDWSFVMVALPVLCVLIPLSLRFCRDLDLLALGDDRASTLGVNIGRIQFWGLTLAVALAATSVAVCGPIGFISLVVPHLIRYLLGGRHRWLLPTSAVAGALVLLLADLLARTLNPPMELPAGVLTAIIGAPWFFWFLVRMR, from the coding sequence ATGCGCCCCATTATTGTGTTCATCTCGATTACGCTGCTGCTACTCGCCACCAGCATTCTGTCGCTGCGCATGGGCGCGATTCCGCTGCCGTGGTCGGCGTTGATGAGCGGCTGGCACAGCACCAGCGAACATCATTATGTACTGACCCAATACCGTTTGCCCCGCGTGCTGCTGGCACTGTTCGTCGGCGCGGCACTGGCTATTTCCGGCGTACTGGTACAAGGAATTGTGCGTAACCCGCTGGCATCGCCGGATATTCTCGGCGTGAACCACGCGGCGAGTCTGGCAACCGTCGGCGCACTGATGCTGGTGCCCGCGCTGCCCGTGATCTGGCTACCGCTGATCGCGTTTATCGGAGGCATCGCCGGGCTGCTGCTCCTGAGACTCATCGCGGGAACATCATCCCCAATGCGGCTGGCACTCATCGGCGTCGCACTGTCCGCGACCTGGGCAAGCGTCACCGACTATCTGATTATCTCCCGCCCGCAGGATATCAACAACGCGCTTCTGTGGTTGACGGGTAGCCTGTGGGGGCGCGACTGGTCATTCGTGATGGTCGCGCTGCCCGTCCTCTGCGTATTGATTCCGCTCAGCCTGCGCTTTTGCCGCGATCTGGATTTGCTCGCGCTGGGCGACGACCGTGCCAGCACGCTGGGCGTGAATATCGGGCGCATTCAGTTTTGGGGGTTAACGCTCGCCGTCGCACTCGCCGCAACCAGCGTGGCCGTGTGCGGGCCTATCGGCTTTATCAGCCTCGTGGTGCCGCATCTGATCCGCTATCTGCTGGGAGGACGGCATCGCTGGCTCCTCCCAACTTCTGCCGTTGCTGGTGCATTGGTACTGCTGCTTGCCGATCTGCTGGCGCGCACGCTGAACCCACCGATGGAATTACCCGCAGGGGTGCTCACTGCCATTATCGGCGCGCCCTGGTTTTTTTGGTTTCTCGTGAGAATGCGCTAA